A genomic stretch from Bacilli bacterium PM5-9 includes:
- a CDS encoding LCP family protein required for cell wall assembly (product_source=TIGR00350; cath_funfam=1.10.150.20; cog=COG1316; ko=KO:K01005; pfam=PF03816; superfamily=48403; tigrfam=TIGR00350; transmembrane_helix_parts=Inside_1_6,TMhelix_7_29,Outside_30_38,TMhelix_39_57,Inside_58_68,TMhelix_69_91,Outside_92_528): protein MKKKLHIIMVVEIVLISLLTMANLIYTFQSLKYTVVSKLIIVAFCFLLAILLINILFDKFFQKKWQMFITILIVVALNYGFFQVNLFLYNYNVAMGRIQVPTTYKTSLIAKKDSEYNKVDDINSNTTIGIQSIKYYENGQMALDEIKKLNKTDNIKQYSSLKKAFTALQNNEIDMMSVKGLSDETLLDIDSNLSKNYKVITTFETKEKVEAVKKDIISEPFTILISGIDSRSSKISDISNSDSNVLVTFNPKTGRVTTLTTPRDSYVQIQCGGYGYDKLTHAAAYGGTKCVKKTLEKLYDVKVDYTVRINFVGVIEIVDALGGIEIDVPTNTMNVPGQDVCEQDSHGKKGTICWKEGEVNKFNGESALAFARNRYKQDGGDFYRGRNQQVVIEAILNKATQINNIDTINKLLTTISKHMSTNINTSDIISLYEILVGMDNSINIEKLYISGSTGMVGAASVVYPNTDDMKYATYRMKVALEEVYPQFPTNGYYVEAQKPSNADGNNPLRTQKMPFDYQTPTAITKTSE from the coding sequence ATGAAAAAGAAATTACACATAATTATGGTGGTTGAGATTGTTTTAATTTCACTACTAACTATGGCAAATTTAATATATACATTCCAATCTTTAAAATACACTGTCGTTAGTAAATTAATAATAGTTGCCTTTTGTTTTCTATTAGCAATTTTATTAATTAATATATTGTTTGATAAATTTTTTCAAAAAAAATGGCAAATGTTTATTACGATTTTAATTGTAGTTGCCTTAAACTATGGATTTTTCCAAGTTAACTTATTTCTATATAACTACAATGTAGCTATGGGTAGAATACAAGTACCAACAACTTATAAAACAAGTTTAATCGCAAAAAAAGATAGTGAATATAATAAAGTTGATGATATTAATTCAAATACAACTATCGGTATTCAATCAATTAAGTATTATGAGAATGGACAAATGGCCTTAGATGAAATAAAAAAATTAAATAAAACAGATAACATTAAACAATATTCTAGTTTAAAGAAAGCATTTACTGCTTTACAAAACAATGAAATTGATATGATGAGTGTTAAAGGGTTATCAGATGAAACACTACTAGATATAGATTCTAATCTATCAAAAAATTACAAAGTAATTACAACTTTTGAAACAAAAGAAAAAGTAGAAGCTGTTAAAAAAGATATTATCTCAGAACCATTTACGATTTTAATATCTGGAATTGATAGCAGAAGTTCAAAAATAAGTGATATATCAAATAGTGATTCAAATGTCCTTGTTACTTTTAATCCAAAAACAGGTCGTGTTACCACATTAACTACACCTCGTGATTCATATGTTCAAATTCAATGTGGTGGTTATGGTTATGATAAATTGACTCATGCTGCTGCTTATGGTGGAACAAAGTGTGTTAAAAAGACTTTAGAAAAACTATATGATGTTAAAGTTGATTATACAGTTAGAATTAACTTTGTTGGTGTTATTGAAATCGTCGATGCTTTAGGTGGAATTGAAATCGATGTACCAACAAATACTATGAATGTTCCTGGACAAGATGTTTGTGAACAAGATTCTCATGGAAAAAAAGGAACAATTTGTTGGAAAGAAGGAGAAGTTAATAAGTTTAATGGTGAAAGTGCTTTAGCATTCGCTAGAAACAGATATAAGCAAGATGGTGGGGATTTCTATCGTGGACGAAATCAGCAAGTAGTAATAGAAGCTATTCTTAACAAAGCAACTCAAATCAATAACATTGATACAATCAATAAACTATTAACAACTATTTCAAAACATATGAGTACAAATATTAATACAAGTGATATTATTTCTTTATATGAAATATTAGTAGGTATGGATAATAGTATCAATATTGAAAAATTATATATAAGTGGTTCAACTGGCATGGTTGGTGCTGCATCTGTTGTATATCCAAATACTGATGATATGAAATATGCAACATATCGAATGAAAGTAGCTCTTGAAGAAGTATATCCACAGTTTCCAACAAATGGATATTATGTAGAAGCTCAAAAGCCTTCAAATGCAGATGGAAACAATCCATTGAGAACTCAAAAAATGCCTTTTGATTACCAAACACCTACTGCAATTACTAAAACAAGTGAATAA
- a CDS encoding putative ABC transport system permease protein (product_source=KO:K02004; cog=COG0577; ko=KO:K02004; pfam=PF02687,PF12704; transmembrane_helix_parts=Inside_1_20,TMhelix_21_43,Outside_44_312,TMhelix_313_335,Inside_336_365,TMhelix_366_388,Outside_389_430,TMhelix_431_453,Inside_454_466), with product MKNTLDRAIKYLRFKKMKSFLLVLLFMIVSSMLLLSATLNSTISNYYEQLDTTNGISVSVTPKMNFNKRQSSSNEDTTQIKPSDIRSKFVNLSDEQLEEIKKLGYVSDVMQSTSLNVTSSSIEEISYSSSTSDNSSSSGMNDMPQRENISGLRITGSSHLNLENDFTNETISLSSGNLPVKDNEIMVSETLASSNTLKIGSSFKVVNANSTSKTKTYKVVGIYSYNNELNEMALQTVPENIMYTSYSSLSSLIDSNSNNRVTTQFFIYDVDDLEQFKDDYFKIIETSSSDYEVSLNDSVYKNTIEPLSQLASIVDIAKVVVLVIVSIILAIISYLMIKERNYEIGVLYSISESKKNIVMQFIMENGILLTIGYVIALLINKLIGNSIISSLMNMDLLNGVKDGARQMGGGPMNSFSPEMASSDIEAYLNVFGMVQVYLVILIVVLIITIATLAKTLAKRPKEIISS from the coding sequence ATGAAAAATACTTTAGATAGAGCTATTAAATATTTAAGGTTCAAAAAAATGAAAAGCTTTTTATTAGTGTTATTGTTTATGATTGTTTCAAGTATGTTGCTTTTATCAGCAACGCTAAACTCAACAATAAGTAATTATTATGAGCAATTAGATACGACAAATGGAATTTCAGTATCAGTTACTCCAAAGATGAATTTTAATAAAAGACAATCAAGCTCTAATGAAGATACTACTCAAATCAAACCATCTGATATTAGAAGTAAGTTTGTAAATTTAAGTGATGAGCAATTAGAGGAAATAAAAAAATTAGGTTATGTAAGTGATGTCATGCAAAGTACTAGTTTGAATGTAACATCATCAAGCATTGAAGAAATAAGTTATAGTAGTTCAACTAGTGATAATTCTTCATCTAGTGGAATGAATGATATGCCACAAAGAGAAAATATTAGTGGTTTAAGAATTACTGGCAGTTCGCATTTAAACTTAGAAAATGATTTTACTAATGAAACAATATCTTTATCATCAGGGAACTTACCAGTGAAAGATAATGAAATTATGGTTAGTGAAACATTAGCAAGTTCAAACACATTAAAAATTGGAAGTTCTTTTAAGGTAGTGAATGCTAATAGCACTTCAAAAACAAAGACATATAAAGTTGTTGGAATTTATTCATACAATAATGAATTGAATGAAATGGCTTTGCAAACTGTTCCTGAAAATATCATGTATACTAGTTATAGTTCACTTTCAAGTTTAATTGATAGTAATAGCAATAATCGAGTAACAACACAATTTTTTATTTATGATGTTGATGATTTAGAGCAATTTAAAGATGATTATTTTAAGATTATTGAAACAAGTTCAAGTGATTATGAAGTGTCTTTAAATGATTCAGTATATAAAAATACTATTGAGCCATTATCACAATTAGCAAGTATAGTTGATATTGCTAAAGTAGTTGTATTAGTAATTGTATCAATTATTTTAGCAATCATTTCATATTTAATGATAAAAGAAAGAAATTATGAAATCGGTGTTTTATATTCAATTTCAGAAAGCAAGAAAAATATTGTAATGCAATTTATTATGGAAAATGGAATTTTATTAACGATTGGTTATGTAATAGCTTTATTAATCAATAAACTTATTGGTAATAGTATTATTTCATCACTAATGAATATGGATCTTTTAAATGGTGTTAAAGATGGTGCAAGACAAATGGGTGGTGGACCTATGAATAGTTTTAGCCCTGAAATGGCTTCATCAGATATTGAGGCTTATCTAAATGTTTTTGGAATGGTTCAAGTTTATTTGGTTATCTTAATAGTAGTATTAATTATTACGATTGCAACGCTTGCTAAAACATTAGCTAAAAGACCAAAAGAGATTATTAGTTCATAA
- a CDS encoding putative ABC transport system ATP-binding protein (product_source=KO:K02003; cath_funfam=3.40.50.300; cog=COG1136; ko=KO:K02003; pfam=PF00005; smart=SM00382; superfamily=52540): MLEIKDLSFSYDNKQMILENVNMKFKEGRVIAIQGESGQGKSTLLAILAGLESNFDGQIILNDELINKGKLYQYNKDNISIIFQELNLIKYLDILDNIKQGCFIKNKVFEKDKMFDYLKMLNLDNLNLAKFPSTLSGGQQQRIAIIRALLSDTKIILADEPTASIDAKNADTIISEMKLLASKENKIVIVVTHDNLIAKQCDEVYLLENTKLVKQRKK, from the coding sequence ATGTTAGAAATTAAGGATTTATCATTTAGTTATGACAATAAACAAATGATTTTAGAAAATGTAAATATGAAGTTTAAAGAAGGTAGAGTTATTGCAATACAGGGTGAGAGTGGTCAAGGTAAATCAACTTTGTTGGCTATTCTTGCTGGTTTAGAAAGTAATTTTGATGGTCAAATTATTTTGAATGATGAGCTTATTAATAAAGGAAAATTATATCAATATAATAAAGATAATATTAGTATAATTTTTCAAGAATTAAATTTAATTAAGTATTTAGATATTTTAGATAATATAAAGCAAGGTTGTTTTATAAAAAATAAAGTATTTGAAAAAGATAAAATGTTTGATTATTTAAAGATGTTGAATTTAGATAATTTAAACTTAGCAAAATTTCCTTCTACTTTATCAGGAGGACAACAACAAAGAATAGCAATTATTAGAGCATTACTTTCGGATACTAAAATTATCTTAGCCGATGAGCCAACAGCAAGTATTGATGCAAAAAATGCTGATACGATTATTAGTGAAATGAAGCTTTTAGCAAGCAAAGAAAATAAAATAGTAATTGTTGTCACACATGATAATTTAATTGCCAAACAATGTGATGAAGTTTATCTTTTAGAGAATACTAAATTAGTTAAACAAAGAAAAAAATAG
- a CDS encoding parvulin-like peptidyl-prolyl isomerase (product_source=COG0760; cath_funfam=3.10.50.40; cleavage_site_network=SignalP-noTM; cog=COG0760; pfam=PF00639; superfamily=46561,54534; transmembrane_helix_parts=Inside_1_6,TMhelix_7_24,Outside_25_350): MSLKRKVFAGVILSAFVVSNITFAAEISNKDKEVVTVNKKKITEEALNDAISLNASYAPALEVLDMKVLKEKYKDDSRLKGIIDKKYQEVKEANKEDDKDLKKEYASYGVKTKEAYLEKSGLLLEAYRELARIDTAYNEIFTKAEKDYVYKNKFSGTANIYHLLISPKITSTDALDETKLEKAKQEASKRAKDVVSELNKGMSFKDAVKKYSDDKINEDGLIGKYNVTSAKTAGVSQVITNAAFALEDKKYTMTPIETEYGYEIIYVEYTEAKKSYDDLKNDVASKLYELYSTNNQYTSEYALLLFRENNNIDIKDAIYSKAYANSLLTGRKQYIQYDPETANQYGNYGY, from the coding sequence ATGAGTTTAAAAAGAAAGGTTTTTGCAGGGGTTATTTTAAGTGCTTTTGTTGTAAGTAATATTACTTTTGCAGCTGAAATATCTAATAAAGATAAAGAAGTTGTAACAGTTAATAAAAAGAAAATAACAGAAGAGGCTTTAAATGATGCAATTTCACTAAATGCAAGTTATGCACCAGCATTAGAAGTATTAGATATGAAGGTGCTAAAAGAAAAATATAAAGATGATTCAAGGTTAAAAGGTATAATTGATAAAAAATATCAAGAAGTTAAAGAAGCAAATAAAGAAGACGATAAAGATTTGAAAAAGGAATATGCATCTTATGGTGTTAAAACTAAAGAAGCATATCTTGAAAAATCAGGACTTTTATTAGAAGCATATCGTGAGCTTGCTCGAATTGATACTGCTTATAATGAAATATTTACTAAGGCAGAAAAAGATTATGTTTATAAAAATAAATTTTCTGGTACAGCAAATATTTATCATTTGTTAATTTCACCTAAAATTACAAGCACAGATGCTTTAGATGAAACAAAACTTGAAAAAGCAAAACAAGAAGCTTCAAAAAGAGCTAAAGATGTAGTAAGTGAATTAAATAAAGGTATGAGTTTTAAGGATGCTGTTAAAAAATACAGTGATGATAAAATTAATGAAGATGGATTAATTGGTAAATACAATGTTACTAGTGCTAAAACAGCAGGTGTATCACAAGTTATTACTAATGCTGCATTTGCATTAGAAGATAAAAAATATACAATGACTCCAATAGAAACTGAGTATGGATATGAAATAATTTATGTAGAGTATACAGAAGCTAAAAAATCTTATGATGATTTAAAAAATGATGTAGCAAGCAAATTGTATGAATTATATTCAACAAATAATCAATACACAAGTGAATATGCATTATTGTTGTTTAGAGAAAATAATAATATTGATATTAAGGATGCTATTTATTCAAAAGCATATGCTAATTCATTGTTAACAGGTAGAAAACAATATATTCAATATGATCCTGAAACTGCTAATCAATATGGAAACTATGGATACTAG
- a CDS encoding hypothetical protein (product_source=Hypo-rule applied; cleavage_site_network=SignalP-noTM; superfamily=47473), whose protein sequence is MKNRKLIVFILFLSLAFLKINAVNEVSAANCSKTSIVTQQNGKIIKKYYDKKCNVVKKEIKYKKQKTIIKYTYFKNNKVKTINSIKYFKSSKKKYREINIKYSYETLDKNNKFRFKKYERKIYFNKAGQKTSYKKYVKSFFRGENVNILTIKYKNGLIATKSKKEYIIEKNKKKITLHDFYKYKMIENKNKKYYRSYTSYDSNVKSWKINFHYDNLVEYTKKYNSKGELKSNKNGDAYLEKKDGNKMLNYYYKYDENGNLNLVETKKIDEFTWSLIIPLT, encoded by the coding sequence TTGAAAAATAGAAAGCTAATTGTTTTTATCTTATTTTTATCCTTGGCGTTTTTAAAAATTAATGCTGTAAATGAAGTTAGTGCAGCTAATTGTTCAAAAACAAGTATTGTTACACAACAAAATGGAAAAATAATAAAAAAGTATTATGATAAAAAATGTAATGTTGTAAAAAAAGAAATTAAATATAAAAAACAAAAAACAATAATAAAGTATACATATTTTAAAAATAACAAAGTTAAAACAATTAATAGTATTAAGTACTTTAAAAGTAGTAAGAAAAAATATCGAGAAATAAATATTAAGTATTCTTATGAAACACTTGATAAAAACAACAAGTTTAGATTTAAAAAATATGAAAGAAAAATTTATTTTAATAAAGCTGGACAAAAAACATCATATAAAAAATATGTTAAGTCGTTTTTTAGAGGTGAAAATGTAAATATTCTTACTATTAAATATAAAAATGGACTAATTGCTACAAAAAGTAAAAAAGAATATATAATAGAAAAAAATAAAAAGAAAATAACCTTACATGATTTTTATAAATATAAAATGATTGAAAATAAAAACAAAAAATATTATAGATCATATACTAGCTATGATTCTAATGTTAAGTCATGGAAAATAAATTTTCACTATGATAATTTAGTAGAATATACTAAAAAATATAATAGTAAAGGTGAATTGAAAAGCAACAAAAATGGCGATGCATATTTAGAGAAAAAAGATGGTAACAAAATGTTAAATTACTATTATAAATATGATGAAAATGGTAATTTGAATTTAGTAGAAACAAAGAAAATTGATGAATTTACTTGGTCATTAATTATTCCTTTAACATAA
- a CDS encoding hypothetical protein (product_source=Hypo-rule applied) — protein MATFLTYIQQRTIKTSNFVKKISKKTAKCVNCSARAYFTVTLKFSHSVPKNRYEYGGIYTNAIIMNKGNTVVKTGIYWFDYLYY, from the coding sequence ATGGCAACATTTTTAACATATATTCAACAAAGAACAATAAAAACAAGTAATTTTGTAAAAAAAATAAGTAAAAAAACTGCAAAATGTGTGAATTGTAGTGCTAGAGCCTATTTTACTGTAACTTTAAAATTTAGTCACTCAGTTCCAAAAAATAGATATGAGTATGGAGGCATATATACAAATGCAATTATAATGAATAAGGGAAATACAGTTGTAAAAACTGGAATATATTGGTTTGATTATTTATATTATTAA
- a CDS encoding uncharacterized protein YdbL (DUF1318 family) (product_source=COG3784; cath_funfam=1.10.287.110; cleavage_site_network=SignalP-noTM; cog=COG3784; superfamily=103652,47364; transmembrane_helix_parts=Inside_1_6,TMhelix_7_25,Outside_26_325), translating into MKNKIKKFSIVAAFVLGLGVFTWQSNAADVILMSMQNQNVNVDEAYQQARIDSKAEGFFDIINSELLEKDYSYDKNKKVKEEVDKQIKSIKENNPDAVKEYAVKDEMDLLKKTGSFLQIQEEQYTKDTYQKLYVNNKTLKKLYDEKAGEMTSYYVIKIDDSMFEGDTEKIEKAKTEIEEKLKNATKDDIKDIYKELIKTYPGSDEDKNGEKSVSREEVEEKLLKTLDRYKYLQFNKKAIEIDGVNYYILKTDKGERATFAASKERLKDLQFEKAVQENSYLTEYLLVQFRAKGNINFANSSDKMIYDAATNKIIADYKDAKDGAN; encoded by the coding sequence ATGAAAAATAAAATTAAAAAATTTAGTATTGTTGCTGCCTTTGTTCTAGGTTTAGGTGTTTTCACATGGCAAAGTAATGCAGCAGATGTAATTTTAATGTCAATGCAAAACCAAAATGTAAATGTTGATGAAGCATATCAACAAGCAAGAATTGATAGTAAAGCTGAAGGTTTTTTTGATATTATAAATTCAGAGTTATTAGAAAAAGATTATAGTTATGATAAAAATAAAAAAGTTAAAGAAGAAGTAGATAAACAAATTAAAAGCATTAAAGAAAATAATCCTGATGCGGTTAAAGAATATGCAGTTAAAGATGAAATGGATTTATTAAAGAAAACGGGTTCTTTTTTACAAATACAAGAAGAACAATATACAAAAGATACATATCAAAAATTATATGTTAATAATAAAACATTAAAAAAATTATATGATGAAAAAGCAGGAGAAATGACAAGTTATTATGTTATTAAAATTGATGATTCAATGTTTGAAGGTGACACTGAAAAAATAGAAAAAGCTAAGACTGAAATTGAAGAAAAATTAAAAAATGCTACTAAAGATGATATTAAAGATATTTATAAAGAATTAATTAAAACTTATCCTGGAAGTGATGAGGATAAAAATGGTGAAAAAAGTGTTTCTCGTGAAGAAGTTGAGGAAAAATTATTAAAAACACTTGATAGATATAAATATTTACAGTTTAATAAAAAAGCTATCGAAATTGATGGTGTTAATTATTATATTTTAAAAACTGATAAAGGTGAAAGAGCAACTTTTGCAGCAAGTAAAGAAAGATTAAAAGATTTACAATTTGAAAAAGCTGTTCAAGAAAATAGTTATTTAACTGAATATTTATTAGTTCAATTTAGAGCAAAAGGAAATATTAATTTTGCAAATAGTAGTGATAAAATGATTT
- a CDS encoding DNA helicase-2/ATP-dependent DNA helicase PcrA (product_source=KO:K03657; cath_funfam=3.40.50.300; cog=COG0210; ko=KO:K03657; pfam=PF00580,PF13361; superfamily=52540): MIDLNKFNEQQIEAITSTSPYIKVIAGAGSGKTAVLTNRIAYLIKERNINERNILAITFTNKAAKEMRERVLQLLDTEAFLGLITTFHSFCLRVLKEDINLLGYTRDFNILDSDDQKAILKNINKKLNYDKDYFQVKSIIAYISNQKNNYYPEYLDDFTKNIYEQFYHEYQSYLKDNNSVDFDDLILLCVKLFKENEQILDKWRYRFNYIHVDEFQDTNFQQYELIKLLGKDLNVFVVGDPDQTIYTWRGAKIDYILNFENDFKPSQVIKLEYNYRSKKHILDCANDLIINNQDRIEKKLIPTIESEDKVEHYIGETSDDEAIFVVDKIKEIIDTVEDVNYDDFAILYRSNYISRVFEQYLTKANIDYQIIGGTRFFERKEIKDIISYLKVIYNDDDLSFLRIVNTPKRKIGTVSIDKIVDYATKNNSSYYTAIKENLGEIGLSSAQCKALNDLVCFIEEMKKVDDNVDVLIEKIMLKYNILEDYATESIDYQRRYSNIEELFSYARAIPKKLGEFLQDISLDTVDDENEGAKVSLMTMHSAKGLEFKYVFAVFLCDGVFPSSFSLETLNMEEERRLAYVTFTRAKDQLFLLSHTRSMNYNYMSSSMFIKEITDDLLKKNGRYRQDAFLEPQVNEMNVFKKQKENKESEVFVINDVVMHPDFKKGVVINIKDNILTIAFENKIGIKQIVADFVKKI, translated from the coding sequence ATGATAGACCTTAATAAATTTAATGAACAACAAATAGAAGCAATTACTAGTACTAGTCCATATATTAAAGTAATAGCTGGTGCAGGTTCAGGTAAAACAGCAGTTTTAACTAATCGTATTGCTTACTTGATAAAAGAAAGAAATATTAATGAAAGAAATATTCTTGCAATAACTTTTACAAATAAAGCAGCAAAGGAAATGAGAGAAAGAGTATTACAGCTTCTTGATACAGAAGCTTTTTTAGGGTTAATAACAACGTTTCATAGTTTTTGTTTAAGGGTGTTGAAAGAGGATATTAACCTTTTAGGATATACAAGAGATTTTAATATTTTAGATAGCGATGATCAAAAAGCAATTTTAAAAAATATCAATAAAAAACTTAATTATGATAAAGACTATTTTCAAGTTAAATCAATAATAGCTTATATTTCTAATCAAAAAAATAACTATTATCCTGAATATTTAGATGATTTCACAAAAAATATTTATGAACAATTTTATCATGAATATCAAAGTTATTTAAAAGATAATAATTCAGTTGATTTTGATGATTTAATCTTGTTGTGTGTAAAACTTTTTAAAGAGAATGAACAAATTTTAGATAAGTGGCGTTATCGCTTTAATTATATTCATGTTGATGAGTTTCAAGATACAAACTTTCAACAATATGAATTAATTAAGTTATTAGGTAAAGATTTGAATGTGTTTGTTGTTGGAGATCCAGACCAAACCATTTATACTTGGCGTGGAGCAAAAATTGATTATATTTTAAATTTTGAGAATGATTTCAAACCATCTCAAGTTATTAAATTAGAATATAATTATCGTTCTAAAAAACATATATTAGATTGTGCAAATGATTTAATAATAAACAATCAAGATCGTATTGAGAAAAAATTAATTCCAACAATAGAAAGCGAAGATAAAGTTGAACATTATATTGGTGAAACTAGTGATGATGAAGCTATCTTTGTAGTTGATAAAATTAAAGAAATAATTGATACTGTAGAGGATGTTAATTATGATGACTTTGCGATATTATATCGTTCTAACTATATATCTAGGGTATTTGAACAATATTTAACTAAAGCTAATATTGATTATCAAATAATTGGTGGGACAAGATTTTTTGAAAGAAAAGAGATTAAAGATATAATTTCTTATTTAAAAGTAATTTATAATGATGATGATTTATCTTTTTTAAGAATTGTAAATACTCCAAAAAGAAAGATTGGTACTGTAAGTATTGATAAAATAGTTGATTATGCAACTAAAAATAATTCAAGTTATTATACTGCAATTAAAGAAAATTTAGGCGAGATTGGTTTATCTTCTGCTCAATGTAAAGCATTAAATGATTTAGTATGCTTTATTGAAGAAATGAAAAAAGTGGATGATAATGTTGATGTGTTAATTGAGAAAATAATGTTGAAATATAATATTTTAGAAGATTATGCAACTGAAAGTATTGATTATCAAAGAAGATATTCAAATATTGAAGAATTGTTTAGTTATGCTAGAGCAATACCTAAAAAATTAGGTGAGTTCTTACAAGATATTTCTCTTGATACAGTTGATGATGAAAATGAGGGTGCAAAAGTTAGTTTAATGACTATGCACTCTGCAAAAGGACTAGAATTTAAATATGTTTTTGCTGTATTTTTATGTGATGGTGTTTTTCCAAGTTCGTTTTCATTAGAAACATTAAATATGGAAGAAGAGAGAAGATTAGCATATGTAACATTTACACGTGCTAAAGATCAATTATTTCTTTTAAGCCATACTAGAAGTATGAATTATAATTATATGTCTAGTAGTATGTTTATTAAGGAAATTACTGATGATTTGTTAAAGAAAAATGGGAGATATCGCCAAGATGCCTTTTTAGAACCACAAGTTAATGAAATGAATGTTTTTAAGAAACAAAAAGAAAATAAAGAAAGTGAAGTTTTTGTAATAAACGATGTTGTAATGCATCCTGATTTTAAAAAAGGGGTAGTTATAAACATTAAAGATAATATTTTAACGATTGCTTTTGAGAATAAGATTGGAATTAAGCAAATAGTCGCTGATTTTGTCAAGAAAATATAG
- a CDS encoding hypothetical protein (product_source=Hypo-rule applied; transmembrane_helix_parts=Inside_1_6,TMhelix_7_29,Outside_30_34) — MPNKKKFLIVLTLVVVGAIIYISEALIGIGMISK, encoded by the coding sequence GTGCCAAATAAGAAGAAATTTTTGATAGTTTTAACGCTGGTTGTTGTTGGAGCAATTATATATATTAGTGAAGCATTAATTGGTATTGGGATGATTTCTAAATGA